The genomic window CGATAGAGTTACTCGTCGGCGTGGCTGTCACGGTCCAGCCTTCCCGACTTGCCTGATCCACAATAGCCTGCCGCTCGGTCCCTGACAAGGATTGGGAGACAATGGTTTCGCCTTCCAGCACAGCCGACTCGCGTAACCGGGAAAAGGACTCGGCCCGCAACGTCTGTAGATGGACATTGACCAGAACCCCCACAATAACTCCCAGAATGGCCAGCGCCACCAGGGACTCAATCAAGGTAAAGCCGGACAGCGAGCGCGGCGACAACACACCATGCGAATGGGCTATCAAAGATTTCATTTACGGAAAAGCGTAACAATAGGGATGGCCGCAAAGGATTAAGCCGCTCTTTTATCGGTAGATTTCCTTACGATGTCCAACCGCCACCACAAATACGATCAACAGGTCATCCTTGATGGAGTAAAGAATCCGATAGTTGCCTTGCCGGAGTCGGTACTGCTCCAAACCAGAGAGCTTCCTCGATTGGGGCGGACGAGGATCGTCGGTCAGTGACTCAATCGCCAGGATGATGCGATGAAGATCTTTCTTGGGGATTGAATCAAAATCCTTCAGGACACTCTTCTTGAGTTCAACTCTATATTTTCCCATTTCGCTTCAACTCCTGGAGGGCAGACTCCAACGAAAGGGTAGGTTCATGCGCCCGTTTCCGGAAGATATCCAGATCATCGAGATCCTCGTGAAGCGCGGTTGAGACGGCTTCATTTACCAATTCAGACACGCTTCGCGAGGTTTCGGCCGATTTCAGCCG from bacterium includes these protein-coding regions:
- a CDS encoding prepilin-type N-terminal cleavage/methylation domain-containing protein, with the translated sequence MKSLIAHSHGVLSPRSLSGFTLIESLVALAILGVIVGVLVNVHLQTLRAESFSRLRESAVLEGETIVSQSLSGTERQAIVDQASREGWTVTATPTSNSIAGAVVYEWRVASSNAGAPAVTLYLRAGEERREDHAK
- a CDS encoding type II toxin-antitoxin system RelE/ParE family toxin, producing MGKYRVELKKSVLKDFDSIPKKDLHRIILAIESLTDDPRPPQSRKLSGLEQYRLRQGNYRILYSIKDDLLIVFVVAVGHRKEIYR
- a CDS encoding CopG family transcriptional regulator, with product MSVAVKRATVYFDSALHRVLRLKSAETSRSVSELVNEAVSTALHEDLDDLDIFRKRAHEPTLSLESALQELKRNGKI